In Daphnia magna isolate NIES linkage group LG5, ASM2063170v1.1, whole genome shotgun sequence, the sequence TGGCTATAAGCTCTAGGGAAACGTGCCTTTCAAGCTCCGAGCTGAATAGGCCTGCGAAGTCGATCATACagatcatcatcatcagtaAGTTTATAAGATGGAAATTTATGGGCCAACAGCTGATTCCCGATGAGCCGTGAAGAATGCCTGATGTGATGGAAGATAGTTTTTCTCCTTTTATATCTTGTGTTTTTTTGCAGGATTGACGTTTGTTGTCAGCAAGAGAGAGACGTCAAAGCAGAAAAACAGAAGCGAATATTATAGAATCTTGGCATTATATTGTCTCGATGTGTTCCTTGGGTTTTGCTATTCGCTCTACATCGATATTATATATTTCCATCCGGAAGAGAACAGCGAACGGGAAGATATCCTTTGATCCTTGACAATGCCTTTTGCCAGTTTATCGCACTCGGCTTGATAGCAAGAATGTGAGTCACTGTTCAGCTCCCAGCGTCTTGGATGTTTGACTGGTTGCTCTCTGTTGTACGATGGCTTCAGTCCTGCGGGACGACCGGCCTGTCATCATCATTTTCCCCGTCCACTGTCAACTCGTGAGGATATTGAAGAGGGACgtatgaaaagaaaaaatggaaatgtaAATACTCCCTtggtgaaagagaaaaaaggtatgtatatatttatttttttttcttggtatTCTGTTTAACTCATTAAAAATGCCTTTTAAAAAGTAAGTAGAGCTCCTGTTAAAATATTGCGATTTCACCTAATATGTTGGTGAATTTGAAATGAGCCTGGAGTACATAAACGAGTCTTTAATGTACGGGTGCAAAAATGGCTCCCTATAAATTCACGGGCGTAAACGTACAAAATTATACATTTCATTTGTATCTTCAATTGCGTTTTCTACACGGGAAAACGTGGAGGAAGGTGGCAAGTATATAGTACAGCCCGGAGCGCATGTCTGATTTCATATtaagatagagagagagagagtcgaAAGAGTAAAATGCAGTTGGGCTAGCGGGTGAAATGGCGAAGAGCACCACCGGAAATAGGTGGATGCTGGTGTGGCTCTCCTCCGGAATGATCTCAGTCGTCCATCGTCCTAGCGACAAGACACActcattttgaaattgttcCGTCCGTCCAGAAGATCCGGGCGcaggaagaaagaaatggtTACAGCGATAGCAATCATCTTCAATCTCCTAACCGTGTCTAGCCAATCAGTGTCGTCATCGTCTGGTAGACTCAATATTAATCTATTCTCGTTATGTTTTGGTTTGATTTATATTTGGGAGCCAATGTATAGAGATGTGACAGTCATGCTAAAATTATAATGCTGATTGATTGATGATCTTGTTTGTGAAGTGGGATGCAAGAGTGTCTTTATTGTTACCTGGCAACCAAACAATATTAAGTCTGAATGAGATTAACGCGCGTTGACATTTCTACGTAGGATGGTCTATGTTTATCGGGCAAATGCCGAACGTTACAGTATCAACCGGCCGGGAGGCAGTTTTTACTTGCATCATTGATAATGTCTACAATTTTAAGGTGAGCCCATTTcgttgttaaatttttaataaaatcgATAACATCAAAGTTTTTTGGtgcgggggaaaaaaaacttttctttcagGTGGCGTTCCTGCGAGTAGATACGCAAACAATTTTAGCTATTGACGACACGGTTATTACTCGATCGGCCCGCGTTACGGTCCGCCATTCCATCGATAAGGACGAGCGTCTGAGTACCGGCCAGCGCAAAACGTGGCAATTGTATCTGAAGGAAGTGACGCCCGCCGACGCTGGTGGTTACATGTGCCAATTAAACAATTTCGAACCGATGGTCAGTCAAGTGGCTTACCTTCACGTGACAGGTAAATACGAACGACTAAATTTATGTAATTAGATTAAACTCGAAAGACATGACATCGGGAAATGAGACCAATCTTGTAAATTGCAGTCATATAAATCTAAACGcaaagagcaaaaaaataataaaaaatactaaaaGATTAAATTCATTGCGGAGTCCGTCCGTGTCGTCTCGGACTGTAACTGTCTAACCAAGTCGAAACATGTGATTTATAGATCAGCCATATCGCACAGGCACATTGGCAATTTCGATGGCCTGCCAAGTTATAGGAGGCTCACGAACGGGCCAACGAAATACGACTAGCCGAGATTGCATAGTGCCGAGTCCGACACAATTGATCAATAAACATTGTGTATATAGCGTACTTtaccccccttctttttttattgtttgtacGACCGCTGCTGTTTCCATGTGAATCCTAACGAAAGACACAATTTTGCATTGAGCGTCTAGCGTAGATATTTATCAAATGTAGACGAATTCTTAAACGTTATTTTTTCTAGTTATAattgtgtatttttttgtaaatattttcttgttgGAAACAGTACCGCCGGACATACTGGTGAACGAGAGCAGCAGTGATTTGGCAATTAAAGAAGGCGGCAATGCAACGCTCAAGTGTAGCGCTATCGGATATCCGGAGCCAAACATCACCTGGCGTCGCGAAGACTATCAACCCATCGATATGAATCAAAGTAAATAGAGTAATAAAATCTAATGAATGGAGGCAGTCGACGGGGGGAAGAAATAACTATAAATTATattatgtttgttttgtttttctccgcCGGAGGTGTGGGAGTAGTGGAAGGTTCCATTTTGAATCTAGTCGGCGTTCACCGCCGACAGATGGCTGCCTACCTCTGCATCGGTATGTTCACGTAAAAATATGACAGCAGTTCTTAATCATTCTTGGCAATAAGTTCGGACGAGGGAATATTTCTaaatgcattttatttttgatggaTGGTGCAAAGCTTCCAATGGAATTCCGCCCCCTGTTAGGTAAAACAGCCGCTGTCATTGTTGATCATTTTAGCTAATGCATCACCctcatttttctaaaaatggtttcttttctttttgtgtgtcatGTTTTGCAGCAAGCGCATTCTACTCAGAGTCGAATGtatgtttttaatttatttacattttttaaatcattaatGTTTTAGtgttaaagaaaaatctaatgttaaactaaaaaaagaaacaaacaaaattttgtcCCGAAAAAAAGTTGCTCCGGCTGTAACGTCACATCAAAGGGAAGTATTTCAGCGACTGGGCGAACCACTGAAACTCCATTGTCAGTGCCACAGCTGGCCGCAAGGTTGAAACAACTTTACACGTGcaatttttcattcatttaatTCAAGTTTCTGACGTTCACCAGGATATACTTCGTGGACTTACGAGTCTAATCGGCTTCCCTCAGGTTCGTTCATTTATACAATTACCTAATTAATGATGATTACACCCTGCAAGAAGTACGTGGTAGCTAATTAATTAATGAGCAAAAGCTGATGATGGAAACTAATGGTGTGGTCGGGGGTATTTATTAAAATCAGAGAAAGCGGCTGTTGATTATCGACCGCAAGCAGGACTGGTCGCTACGGACATGTATCTCAATATTGCCGATATGCAACCGCAGGATAAAGGTAAATGCAAATTGATaattattatcttttttttttaaatgtgtgtGTAAAGAGATGCATTCATCCAGGTAATTATTCCTGTCACTGCTCCAACATTCACGGAACAGCCAATTGGACCATATCTGTCGAGGGTACGAATTCCTTTCAAGTTGTTTCTCGCCATTCACAAAAGAAGTTAATgttttctcgttttgttttaaGTCGTTGCTATGGATGCCGTTCAACAGAGAAGAATGGCGCACTCATCTTGGAGTGCGGAACATGAAGAAGACGAACACGAAAACTTGGAAAATGAAGATGAATTTTCCAGTCCACcaccagaaacaacaacaacgaggCAAACAACAATCGTCCAGTTATCAACAACGGATACAACGACGAGAAAAACTATCGACGCTAATTACCGAGTGacacaagaaacgaaaagaagTGACGACGATCCGCCTTTCCTGCGCCAACAGAAGAAGGCCAGCAATAAGGCCGGATTGCCGACATCTTTGACGTCAAAGGCTTCAGCAAACATTAGCAGTCTAtttctcttgttgttgttgatcaCTTCCCTGATCGATAATCAGCATCCTCTAGCGTGATGAGCCTCCCTTTTAAAAAGGAAGTATACATATTGAGctttttatcaatttttttttttttttttttattgtgcgCGTATGTGTAAATAGACTATGACGATTGATTAAAATAATGCAACCGGGGTTCTTTTCTGCTGCCTTCCCCccattgtttttgttcttccaAAATCGATCGCGCAAAAAAGGTATTTTGTTTCAATCGGAGCCAAAAGTTCTAATcgtaaaacttttttttttttttgtttctttcttgaaAGCAGCGAAAACATCAAAATAGAATAGAAACAAGATAAagtatttcttgttttggaAGGGGAGGAATAGAAGAGTGTCGCAACACATCACGTTATTGGGACAATTCGTCGCCCACGGGAAACTGCATCAGATGGCGCTGAGGGCATGAAAGATGCAACACAACCGAAAGGCcagccaaaaaataaaaaaatgatgtgATTTACGGGAACTGGTTCGGGCTTGTCGCAGCTCGGCAAATGTATTCGATTGAGGCGGGATTATATCCAGCGCATCtgacttttcaaaaaaataaataaataaaaatttgaaagtgTTTTACAAATACACAAGCCTATCCTTCCTCTCTACTCTTTATGGAAATGAcaacgaaagaaaaggaagggaAATCCCTCAGATCTTTTTGCAGATTGCTGCGTACAAAACGAAAAGAATATCCCAGGGAAGAGTTCAATCTCCCTGTAGATGCGCTCGTGGAAAAAAGGAATtgaattccattttttttttttggtgggacTGTTCCACCTCGTTTTCTATTGTGTAAAGACAAATGTTTTATGATGAGAATTTttataaaacaagaaacaaagaaaaaaacatttgaatatgTAACCGCGTCGTACATATCTATATAGTGTTGAATCCCTGGAAAGTCAGTCCTTCCAGTCCAATTTCCATATGCAAATTTATAGATACAGTATCCGTTTCTAAGGCGCACCGGTATAAACTCTTCTCAGTCGTAa encodes:
- the LOC116923487 gene encoding lachesin-like isoform X2 codes for the protein MVTAIAIIFNLLTVSSQSVSSSSGWSMFIGQMPNVTVSTGREAVFTCIIDNVYNFKVAFLRVDTQTILAIDDTVITRSARVTVRHSIDKDERLSTGQRKTWQLYLKEVTPADAGGYMCQLNNFEPMVSQVAYLHVTVPPDILVNESSSDLAIKEGGNATLKCSAIGYPEPNITWRREDYQPIDMNQSVGVVEGSILNLVGVHRRQMAAYLCIASNGIPPPVSKRILLRVEFAPAVTSHQREVFQRLGEPLKLHCQCHSWPQGYTSWTYESNRLPSEKAAVDYRPQAGLVATDMYLNIADMQPQDKANWTISVEVVAMDAVQQRRMAHSSWSAEHEEDEHENLENEDEFSSPPPETTTTRQTTIVQLSTTDTTTRKTIDANYRVTQETKRSDDDPPFLRQQKKASNKAGLPTSLTSKASANISSLFLLLLLITSLIDNQHPLA
- the LOC116923487 gene encoding neurotrimin-like isoform X1; the protein is MVTAIAIIFNLLTVSSQSVSSSSGWSMFIGQMPNVTVSTGREAVFTCIIDNVYNFKVAFLRVDTQTILAIDDTVITRSARVTVRHSIDKDERLSTGQRKTWQLYLKEVTPADAGGYMCQLNNFEPMVSQVAYLHVTVPPDILVNESSSDLAIKEGGNATLKCSAIGYPEPNITWRREDYQPIDMNQSVGVVEGSILNLVGVHRRQMAAYLCIASNGIPPPVSKRILLRVEFAPAVTSHQREVFQRLGEPLKLHCQCHSWPQGYTSWTYESNRLPSEKAAVDYRPQAGLVATDMYLNIADMQPQDKGNYSCHCSNIHGTANWTISVEVVAMDAVQQRRMAHSSWSAEHEEDEHENLENEDEFSSPPPETTTTRQTTIVQLSTTDTTTRKTIDANYRVTQETKRSDDDPPFLRQQKKASNKAGLPTSLTSKASANISSLFLLLLLITSLIDNQHPLA